DNA from Actinoplanes sp. SE50/110:
GGGCCTGGCCCTGGACTGCGACCCCAGCACGCTGTACCGGTATTTCCGCGGCATGGACGACCTCACCCTGGCGATCGGCGACACCCTCATCGGGCAGGCCCTGGAGGGCTGGCGTCCCACCGGACAGTGGCGCCCCGACCTGCGCCGGCTCGGCCTGCGCATCCACGCCGCCTATGTCGCCCACCCGCAGGCCGCCGTGCTGACCACCAGCCGGGTCACCGGCCGGGCCAACGAGCTCGCCGCCGACGAGGCGGTGCTCGGCGTGTTGCGGACCGCCGGCCTCCCGGTGCCCGAAGCGGTCCGGGCCTATCACGTCTTCATCGACCAGACGCTGGCTTTCGCCGCCCTCGACGCCGCGTCGCTGGCCCTGCCCAACGCCGCATTGCGCGCCGAGGACGAGGTGTGGCGCTCCACCTACGGTCACGTGCCCGCGGCCAGCCACCCGCACCTGGCCGAGGCCGGTCCGCTACTGGCCACCGAGATGGTGACCAGCGCCTATCCGTCCGCGTTGGACCTGCTGCTGGACGCCGTCGAAGCCCGCCTCTAGACGGCCGTCCCGGGCGGCGACTTCAGCAGCCCGGCCGCCTCCGCCGGGAAACCCCCGCGGCCCCGCCGCGAGACCAGGGCCGCCAGCCGCACCAGGTCGATGTTGACACCGGCGGCGCCGCTCGGATCATTGACCTTCAGCCGTACGTCGACACTCACCGAAGTCCCCGCCCACCCCCGCGCCTCGATGTTGAGGTGGGCGACCTTCTCCGCCCCCAGGTGCGGCAGGTATCCCAGGGGCGCGATCGCCACCCGGCCGGTGCCGATGCCGTTCGTCTTCGACCGCAGCTTGCTCTCCGGGTTGTCCACCAGGTTGCGGAAGTCCTCGGTGCCGCCCAGATTCACCTGATAGGAGCTGTCCAACGTCAACCCGCGCTCGTCCAGCAGCCGCAGCAGCGCGTGGTGCAGCACCGAGGTGCCGAACTGGCTGGCCAGGTCGTCCCCGATCAGCGGCACACCGGCCGCGCTGAACCGGTGCAGCAGCTCCGGGTGGCGGGCCACCGGATCCGCGGTCGTGTTGACGAACGCCGCTTTCGCGGCCAGCGCGGCCTCGGCGTACGCGAGGGCCACCCCCGCCCGGCCACTCGGCGCCGAATAGAGCACCACCTCGGCGCCCCGCACCGCCTCGGCGATCCGCTCGATCCCGTCCGCACCGGTGAGCCCCCGCTGGACGGTCACCCCGGACGGCGGCAGCTCCCCACCGATCCGCGGGAAGTTGTTCGGCGGCGCGAAGATCGCGTCGTGCAGGTCGGCGCCCACCTTGGCGTCGGACATCGCGAAGGCGGCGACCACCTCGACATCCCCGACACCGAGCCCCTCGATGTGCGGGCGGCAGAGACCGGTCAGGCTCCCGGTCGCCCGATAGAAGTTGATCCCCTGCACCAGCGCCGAGGTGTTGTTCCCCACCCCGACCACCGCAACCCGCACCCGCTCGATCACGCTCGCAGCCTAGCCAGAGCCGTCAATGACCGTCGATTGCGGCGCCGGCCGACGCCGAGGTGGCCGACGGCGACCCGGCGGCGGCGATCCCCGCCCGGTGACCCGCGGCTGAGCTCTTCGCCGCGATCGGCGAGAAGACGCGATCGGCCGGAGATCCGATCGGCGGGAGACCCGTGCCCGGGAAGCCCGGCGCCGGGC
Protein-coding regions in this window:
- a CDS encoding inositol-3-phosphate synthase; the encoded protein is MIERVRVAVVGVGNNTSALVQGINFYRATGSLTGLCRPHIEGLGVGDVEVVAAFAMSDAKVGADLHDAIFAPPNNFPRIGGELPPSGVTVQRGLTGADGIERIAEAVRGAEVVLYSAPSGRAGVALAYAEAALAAKAAFVNTTADPVARHPELLHRFSAAGVPLIGDDLASQFGTSVLHHALLRLLDERGLTLDSSYQVNLGGTEDFRNLVDNPESKLRSKTNGIGTGRVAIAPLGYLPHLGAEKVAHLNIEARGWAGTSVSVDVRLKVNDPSGAAGVNIDLVRLAALVSRRGRGGFPAEAAGLLKSPPGTAV
- a CDS encoding TetR/AcrR family transcriptional regulator produces the protein MPKAVVSEDRRRRRRPTRSGRVLSEQLIIDTALRLLREHGSAALSARRLGLALDCDPSTLYRYFRGMDDLTLAIGDTLIGQALEGWRPTGQWRPDLRRLGLRIHAAYVAHPQAAVLTTSRVTGRANELAADEAVLGVLRTAGLPVPEAVRAYHVFIDQTLAFAALDAASLALPNAALRAEDEVWRSTYGHVPAASHPHLAEAGPLLATEMVTSAYPSALDLLLDAVEARL